One window from the genome of Schistocerca piceifrons isolate TAMUIC-IGC-003096 chromosome 1, iqSchPice1.1, whole genome shotgun sequence encodes:
- the LOC124791272 gene encoding probable tRNA (uracil-O(2)-)-methyltransferase: MKMETSSANNLMQEIEDNSEENNQKWTVIETAELESVDQFWSSIEILNKNLHIVLPRVFGSVLAFSGKLLSPLNKKAINFKSFASFNLGENGTAVDILEQLKVCGMDIEMIEDTEIYVAEVCYVTVQKLILNLQGVSTNLWVLAVIDHKDNEAMYVLLESPTQETTTAKLKVQSVFPFKICYKDCCIRLMKVENDKECDSYWLKNTLLTKLLKWAHSLPPSKTPVKSLSLIGIEEYVKLYHTLKEKYGSHMVKIWPERTDPQKFVYEDVAIATYLLLLWQKQREEAGRPQWMQSFVDLGCGNGLLVYILSSEGHVGKGLDIRKRSIWDVYPESTQLQVDTITPSDNFLFPDTDWIIGNHSDELTPWIPVIAARSSYKCCFFLLPCCFYDFTGNKYQRQNTELSQYADYLEYLKYICEVCGFKIQIDRLKIPSTKRICLIGAKRTHIETESDMIHTNILQLLESKNDKGKNVGENGSSEWMSGFKARESIERVRNCTQLDSGLRVQIVNMVTQHLLAKRRLLKVMTDNGEEKMWNAGGVMSIGEIAAAIPTSLLQQLKNECGGLQTLLKNSHNIFFVHNGNVQFRTPENVHNKTAKNKHRKRKKESSVLKHKIKPCWFHENHPDGCFLPDEICTFKH, from the exons atgaagatggAGACATCATCTGCCAATAACCTTATGCAAGAAATTGAAGACAATTCAGAAGAGAATAATCAGAAGTGGACAGTCATAGAGACTGCAGAGCTTGAGAGTGTTGATCAGTTCTGGTCTTCCATTGAAATTTTGAACAAAAACTTACATATTGTGCTGCCCCGTGTTTTTGGTTCAGTTCTTGCATTTTCTGGCAAGTTACTAAGTCCCTTAAATAAAAAAGCTATTAAtttcaaaagttttgcatcatttaATCTTGGAGAAAATGGAACTGCTGTTGATATTCTGGAACAGTTGAAGGTCTGTGGAATGGATATTGAAATGATAGAAGATACTGAAATTTATGTCGCAGAAGTTTGTTATGTTACAGTGCAGAAGTTAATTCTTAATCTTCAAGGTGTTTCTACAAATCTTTGGGTATTAGCTGTTATAG ATCATAAAGATAATGAAGCCATGTATGTGCTTCTTGAAAGCCCAACTCAAGAGACCACTACTGCAAAATTAAAAGTGCAGTCTGTTTTCCCGTTCAAAATTTGCTATAAAGATTGCTGTATAAGACTGATGAAAGTGGAAAATGATAAAGAATGTGATAGCTATTGGCTTAAGAACACACTGCTCACAAAACTGTTAAAGTGGGCCCATTCATTGCCACCTTCAAAGACACCAGTTAAATCTCTTTCATTGATTGGAATTGAAGAGTATGTTAAGCTTTATCACACTCTCAAGGAGAAATATGGATCTCATATGGTTAAG ATTTGGCCagaaagaacagatccacagaaaTTTGTTTATGAAGATGTGGCTATAGCAacttatttattgctgttgtggcaAAAACAACGGGAGGAAGCTGGGAGACCACAATGGATGCAGAGTTTTGTTGATcttggctgtggaaatggattGCTTGTGTATATATTAAGTAGTGAAGGCCATGTGGGTAAAGGCCTAGACATTAGAAAAAGATCCATATGGGATGTTTATCCTGAGTCCACACAGCTCcag GTTGACACTATCACACCTTCAGATAACTTCTTGTTTCCTGACACTGACTGGATTATTGGCAATCATTCTGATGAACTAACACCCTGGATTCCTGTAATAGCTGCCAGAAGTTCTTACAAATGCTGCTTCTTTTTACTACCATGTTGTTTTTATGACTTCACTGGCAACAAATACCAGAGACAGAACACTGAACTTAGCCAGTATGCAGATTACTTGGAATATCTAAAATATATTTGTGAAGTTTGTGGTTTTAAAATTCAGATAGATCGGCTGAAAATACCATCCACGAAAAGGATTTGCCTTATTGGGGCCAAACGAACTCACattgaaacagaaagtgacatgaTTCACACAAATATTCTTCAGCTTCTAGAAAGTAAAAATGATAAAGGAAAAAATGTAGGTGAAAATGGTAGTTCTGAGTGGATGTCAGGATTTAAAGCACGTGAATCTATTGAGAGAGTTCGTAACTGTACTCAGCTGGACAGCGGACTGCGAGTCCAAATTGTCAATATGGTAACACAGCATCTGCTTGCCAAACGCCGCTTACTTAAGGTCATGACAGATAATGGtgaagaaaagatgtggaatgctgGTGGTGTTATGAGCATTGGTGAAATAGCTGCAGCTATACCCACCAGTCTATTGCAACAATTGAAGAATGAATGTGGAGGACTGCAAACATTACTAAaaaacagtcataatatattcTTTGTGCACAATGGAAATGTACAATTTAGAACACCAGAAAATGTGCACAACAAAACTGCaaaaaataaacacagaaaaagaaaaaaggaatctTCTGTGTTAAAGCATAAAATTAAGCCATGTTGGTTTCATGAGAACCATCCTGATGGATGCTTCCTCCCAGATGAAATATGTACTTTTAAACACTAA